In the Ensifer adhaerens genome, one interval contains:
- a CDS encoding ABC transporter substrate-binding protein — protein MIDQRLTKTTALALLAFVLQQNAASAETKTLYIGMNGGNFERAYTEHVLPPFEKANDVKVVVVPGTSADILAKATAAKDNPQMHVMLLDDGVMVRAIGGGLCQKVAADPVLDQIQPAARLKDDMAIGVDMGMTGLAYNKKLFDEKGWPAPTSWMDMADPKFENAVVFQSASASSFGLHAFLMFNRIQGGDETNVEPGFEKFSDSIGKNVIEFIPSSAKISEMVQTGEAAIFPLTPTAVNNLKDKGIPVEYAQPKEGSVVLAVTECVIANNSEPELSQKLAHYLLSAEAQSLALDHGNIIPSNVNAKAGTDAANAKLATFKTNMQTAKVLDWDAINQNRQEWNKRWNRMIER, from the coding sequence ATGATCGACCAACGGCTTACCAAAACCACGGCCCTCGCGCTTTTGGCCTTCGTCCTGCAGCAGAATGCTGCCTCGGCGGAAACCAAGACGCTCTATATCGGCATGAACGGCGGCAATTTCGAACGCGCCTATACCGAACACGTGCTGCCGCCATTCGAGAAGGCGAACGACGTCAAGGTTGTCGTCGTGCCCGGCACCTCCGCCGATATCCTCGCCAAGGCGACCGCTGCCAAGGACAATCCGCAGATGCATGTCATGCTGCTCGATGACGGCGTGATGGTGCGGGCGATCGGCGGCGGTCTTTGCCAGAAGGTTGCGGCCGATCCGGTTCTTGACCAGATCCAGCCGGCCGCCCGCCTGAAGGATGACATGGCGATCGGCGTCGACATGGGCATGACCGGGCTTGCCTATAACAAGAAGCTTTTCGACGAAAAGGGCTGGCCGGCGCCGACCTCGTGGATGGACATGGCCGACCCGAAGTTTGAAAACGCCGTGGTCTTCCAGTCGGCTTCCGCCTCGAGCTTCGGCCTGCACGCCTTCCTGATGTTCAACCGCATCCAGGGCGGCGATGAGACCAATGTCGAGCCGGGCTTCGAGAAATTCTCCGACTCGATCGGCAAGAACGTCATCGAGTTCATCCCGAGCTCGGCGAAGATCTCCGAGATGGTACAGACTGGCGAAGCCGCGATCTTCCCGCTGACGCCGACGGCCGTCAACAACCTCAAGGACAAGGGCATTCCGGTGGAATACGCCCAGCCGAAGGAAGGCTCCGTCGTGCTCGCCGTCACCGAATGCGTGATTGCCAACAACAGCGAACCGGAGCTCAGCCAGAAGCTCGCCCACTATCTGCTTTCGGCCGAGGCGCAGAGCCTGGCGCTCGATCACGGCAACATCATTCCGTCCAACGTCAACGCCAAGGCCGGCACGGATGCGGCGAACGCGAAGCTCGCAACCTTCAAGACAAACATGCAGACTGCCAAGGTCCTCGACTGGGACGCGATCAACCAGAACCGGCAGGAATGGAACAAGCGCTGGAACCGCATGATCGAAAGGTAA
- a CDS encoding peptidoglycan D,D-transpeptidase FtsI family protein, translating into MARQVQPRPDPRGRLLLVIGAFALVFGLMLARLVQLGVADYERTGYIPPPPSLGRPSILDRNGNLLAIDVPSSGLYAEPRLIVDVDEAVEKLTEIFPDIDGRDLYRRLKSGAAFAWIKRQVTPAQEQAVWNAGIPAVGFQREKQRFYPNGSLAAHVLGTVDIDNIGIAGIERWIEGQGLEVLRQSGMDLSHRTLEPVNTTLDIRIQHALETELRKAIAKFSAKAGAGLVLDVTNGEILALASYPDFDPNLPVDALKPDRINRIAAATFEMGSTFKALTTAMALDSGQFTLRSVVDASKPLAFGRFRINDYRGQYRPLTLPEAFIFSSNISMAKMAIAVGPENLRAFLTRFGQMSRLTTELPESAHPQLPRRWGEIDTATVSYGHGIAVTPLQASIAVAALVNGGRLIRPTLIKGAPLDDRIIARDLIKPETGEALRYLLRLNAKTGSAKKAEVKGYFIGGKTGTAEKVVGGRYSKELNITSFMGIVPVDNPRYLLLTLLDEPRGLKETYGFRTSGWNATPLGGAVFERILPMLALMPDFDIADVSFPEISSQGAFGSQLFPSSTNKGEQNSSAIDGAL; encoded by the coding sequence ATGGCACGTCAGGTTCAGCCCCGGCCGGATCCCCGCGGCCGTCTTCTCCTCGTCATCGGCGCCTTCGCGCTCGTCTTCGGCCTCATGCTGGCGCGCCTCGTGCAGCTTGGCGTCGCCGACTATGAGCGGACGGGATACATACCGCCGCCGCCATCGCTCGGCCGGCCGTCGATCCTCGACCGGAACGGCAACCTGCTCGCAATCGACGTTCCGAGTTCCGGGCTCTATGCGGAGCCCCGGCTGATCGTCGACGTCGACGAGGCGGTCGAGAAGCTGACCGAGATCTTTCCTGATATCGACGGGCGCGACCTTTATCGTCGGCTGAAGAGCGGCGCGGCCTTTGCCTGGATCAAGCGCCAGGTGACGCCAGCGCAGGAACAGGCGGTGTGGAATGCCGGCATTCCGGCCGTAGGTTTCCAGCGCGAGAAGCAGCGCTTCTATCCGAACGGCTCGCTCGCCGCCCACGTGCTCGGCACTGTCGATATCGACAATATCGGCATCGCCGGCATCGAGCGCTGGATCGAGGGCCAGGGCTTGGAGGTCCTGCGCCAAAGCGGCATGGATCTCTCCCATCGCACTCTCGAGCCAGTGAACACGACGCTCGACATCCGCATCCAGCATGCGCTAGAGACCGAACTTCGCAAGGCGATCGCCAAGTTCAGCGCCAAGGCCGGAGCCGGCCTGGTGCTCGATGTCACCAATGGCGAGATCCTGGCGCTGGCTTCCTATCCGGATTTCGACCCGAACCTGCCGGTCGACGCGCTGAAGCCAGACCGCATCAACCGCATTGCCGCCGCCACGTTCGAGATGGGCTCAACCTTCAAGGCCCTGACGACGGCGATGGCGCTCGATTCCGGACAGTTCACGCTTCGCTCCGTCGTCGACGCCAGCAAGCCGCTCGCCTTCGGTCGCTTCCGCATCAACGACTATCGCGGCCAGTATCGGCCACTGACGCTGCCGGAGGCCTTCATCTTCTCCTCAAACATTTCGATGGCGAAGATGGCGATTGCTGTCGGACCGGAAAACCTGCGGGCGTTCCTGACACGCTTCGGGCAGATGTCGCGGCTGACGACCGAATTGCCGGAGAGCGCCCATCCGCAATTGCCGCGACGCTGGGGCGAGATCGATACCGCAACCGTCTCCTACGGCCACGGAATTGCCGTCACGCCGCTTCAGGCGAGCATCGCGGTCGCCGCGCTCGTCAACGGCGGGCGTCTCATCCGGCCGACCCTGATCAAGGGCGCGCCGCTGGACGATCGCATCATCGCGCGCGATCTGATCAAGCCGGAAACCGGCGAGGCGCTCCGCTATCTGCTGCGGCTCAACGCCAAGACCGGCTCGGCAAAGAAGGCGGAAGTCAAAGGGTACTTTATCGGCGGCAAGACCGGCACGGCCGAAAAGGTGGTCGGCGGTCGCTATTCCAAGGAACTCAACATCACGTCCTTCATGGGCATCGTCCCCGTGGACAATCCGCGCTACCTTCTGCTCACCCTGCTCGACGAACCGAGGGGCCTGAAGGAGACCTATGGCTTCCGAACGTCGGGCTGGAACGCCACGCCGCTTGGCGGCGCCGTCTTCGAACGCATCCTGCCGATGCTCGCGCTGATGCCCGATTTCGATATCGCCGATGTCAGCTTCCCTGAGATCAGCAGCCAGGGCGCCTTCGGCTCGCAGCTTTTTCCATCTTCGACGAACAAGGGCGAGCAGAACAGTTCTGCGATCGACGGCGCGCTTTGA
- a CDS encoding penicillin-binding protein 1A: MKFIANLLGTCLNLATVVALAAATVVAALTRHLPDHRTLANWEPAVTTRLYAGDGTMVGELARERRLFLPIGAIPARIRQAFLSAEDKNFYVHPGIDVTSIGTALLANLANYGSGRRMIGGSTITQQIAKNFLLSSDRTVERKLREAILSLRIDQTYSKDRILELYLNDIYLGRGAYGVAQAALTYFDKPVGELSVSEAAFLAALPKAPNNYDPDRQAERAISRRNWVIGQMRQNGFIDTATAAKAAATPLDANPRTPSPAVAAADYFTEEIRRQLNAQYGEAALYTAGFSVRTTLDPRLQEAAMKALRKGLVAYDQAKGYRGPVTRLPSTKDWATALTKLRPLADVPEWRLGVVLAAGNADVEIGLRPEGAAPNGTTPAETASLGRQAWALCRSVKGKRNCAAGIDGVLSPGDVIYVEKQEDGYVLRQPPLVQGALVSMDPNTGRVLAVAGGFSYAQSEFNRATQAYRQPGSSFKPFVYAAALDNGYAPTTLVMDAPIALSDGAGRTWKPKNYDGRFSGPSTLRVGLENSRNLMTVRLARHLGMDLVADYGKRFGIYDTLKPYLPMSLGAGETTLLRLVSAYAVIANGGKAVTPSMVDRIQDRYGRTIFRHDQRRCDDCNASSWSGQEEPMPVDDRDYVLDPMTAYQVTSMLRGVVERGTARNVSQLGVPIAGKTGTTNDEKDVWFVGFTPNIVTGVFLGYDTPKPMGNGETGGGLAAPIFIDFMKVALQGRPAADFHAPSGMTVEAIDRKSGQPVPEGTPGAILEAFKPGTAPCAGGCPVIDGFETASTSATADADLSPELREKLLTSGNGLY; this comes from the coding sequence ATGAAGTTCATCGCAAATCTGCTTGGCACATGCCTCAATCTCGCGACCGTCGTTGCACTCGCCGCAGCTACGGTGGTCGCGGCACTGACGCGCCACTTGCCGGACCACCGCACGCTCGCGAATTGGGAACCGGCCGTCACCACCCGCCTTTATGCCGGCGACGGCACCATGGTCGGCGAGCTCGCGCGCGAACGCCGGCTGTTCCTGCCGATCGGCGCAATCCCCGCACGCATCCGCCAAGCCTTCCTTTCGGCCGAGGACAAGAATTTCTACGTCCATCCCGGCATTGACGTCACAAGCATCGGCACGGCGCTGCTCGCCAATCTCGCCAATTACGGTTCCGGCCGCCGCATGATCGGCGGCTCGACGATCACGCAGCAGATCGCCAAGAACTTCCTTTTGTCTTCCGACCGCACGGTGGAACGGAAGCTGCGCGAAGCGATCCTCTCGTTGCGGATCGACCAGACCTATTCCAAGGACCGTATCCTCGAACTTTACCTCAACGACATCTATCTCGGGCGCGGCGCCTATGGCGTGGCGCAGGCGGCCCTCACCTATTTCGACAAGCCGGTCGGCGAGCTCTCGGTTTCGGAGGCCGCCTTCCTCGCGGCCTTGCCGAAGGCTCCGAACAATTATGATCCGGATCGCCAGGCGGAGCGGGCAATCAGCCGACGCAACTGGGTCATCGGCCAGATGCGACAGAACGGCTTCATCGATACTGCGACCGCTGCCAAGGCGGCCGCCACCCCACTCGACGCCAACCCGCGCACACCCTCGCCCGCAGTTGCTGCGGCGGACTACTTCACCGAAGAGATCCGCCGCCAGCTCAATGCCCAGTATGGCGAGGCAGCACTTTACACCGCCGGCTTTTCGGTGCGCACGACGCTCGATCCGCGGCTGCAAGAGGCCGCAATGAAGGCTCTGCGCAAGGGCCTCGTCGCCTATGACCAGGCGAAGGGCTATCGCGGCCCGGTCACAAGGCTCCCTTCAACCAAGGATTGGGCGACCGCACTTACCAAGCTCCGGCCGCTTGCCGACGTGCCGGAATGGCGGCTGGGCGTGGTGCTTGCCGCAGGAAACGCGGACGTAGAGATCGGTCTCCGGCCGGAGGGCGCCGCGCCTAACGGGACCACGCCGGCAGAGACAGCAAGCCTTGGACGCCAGGCCTGGGCGCTTTGCCGCTCGGTCAAGGGAAAGCGAAACTGCGCCGCCGGGATCGACGGCGTCCTTTCGCCCGGTGATGTCATCTATGTAGAAAAGCAGGAAGACGGCTATGTCTTGCGGCAACCGCCGCTCGTTCAGGGCGCCCTCGTTTCCATGGACCCGAACACGGGCCGGGTGCTCGCGGTCGCCGGCGGCTTTTCCTATGCGCAGTCGGAATTCAACCGCGCAACCCAGGCCTATCGACAGCCCGGCTCGTCGTTCAAACCCTTCGTCTATGCCGCTGCGCTCGACAATGGTTACGCGCCGACGACCCTGGTGATGGATGCGCCAATCGCCCTTTCCGACGGTGCGGGGCGGACCTGGAAGCCGAAGAACTATGATGGCCGCTTCAGCGGCCCGTCCACCTTGCGCGTCGGGCTGGAAAACAGCCGCAACCTGATGACGGTGCGCCTCGCCCGTCATCTCGGCATGGATCTCGTCGCCGACTACGGCAAGCGCTTCGGCATCTATGACACGCTCAAACCCTATCTGCCGATGTCTCTCGGCGCCGGCGAGACGACGTTGCTGCGGCTGGTTTCGGCCTATGCGGTCATCGCCAATGGCGGCAAGGCAGTCACGCCCTCGATGGTCGATCGCATCCAGGACCGATATGGCCGCACCATCTTCCGCCACGACCAGCGCCGCTGCGACGATTGCAACGCTTCCAGCTGGAGCGGCCAGGAAGAACCTATGCCGGTCGACGATCGCGACTATGTGCTTGATCCGATGACTGCGTATCAGGTGACCTCCATGCTGCGTGGAGTGGTCGAACGGGGGACCGCGCGCAATGTCAGCCAGCTCGGCGTGCCGATCGCCGGCAAGACCGGCACCACCAATGACGAGAAGGACGTGTGGTTCGTCGGCTTCACGCCAAACATCGTGACCGGCGTTTTTCTCGGCTACGACACACCGAAGCCGATGGGCAATGGCGAAACCGGCGGGGGCCTGGCGGCACCCATCTTCATCGATTTCATGAAAGTGGCGCTTCAAGGACGCCCGGCGGCGGATTTCCATGCGCCGTCCGGCATGACGGTGGAGGCGATCGACAGGAAGAGCGGCCAGCCTGTACCGGAGGGCACGCCCGGCGCCATTCTCGAAGCCTTCAAGCCGGGAACTGCGCCCTGCGCCGGTGGATGCCCCGTCATCGACGGGTTCGAGACGGCAAGTACATCGGCCACCGCCGATGCAGACCTGTCGCCGGAACTGCGCGAAAAGCTCCTGACCAGCGGCAACGGGCTCTACTGA
- a CDS encoding LysR family transcriptional regulator, whose amino-acid sequence MVRPYLPLNALRAFEASARHLSFTRAAIELCVTQAAVSHQVKLLESRLNVTLFKRLPRGLMITTEGEALLPVLRDSFDRMADMLERFEAGHIREVLMIGAVGTFAVGWLLPRLAEFQAKYPFIDVRLSTNNNRVDMAAEGLDFAIRFGGGSWHNTEAVRLFEAPLSVLCIPEIADRLKTPADLLNETLLRSYRADEWVNWFEAAGMAYPAPLLKGVVFDSSLAMMEAAAQGIGVALAPPLMFSRLLTNGTIRQPFDVHTSMGSYWLTRLKSRPVTPAMKAFGEWLTAAAAQEATAWPQSPAREALAG is encoded by the coding sequence ATGGTCAGGCCATATCTTCCGCTCAATGCGCTGCGTGCCTTCGAGGCGTCAGCGCGGCATTTGAGCTTCACCCGTGCGGCAATCGAACTCTGCGTGACGCAAGCGGCAGTCAGCCATCAGGTCAAGTTGCTCGAAAGCCGGCTGAACGTCACCCTGTTCAAGCGGTTGCCGCGTGGGCTGATGATCACCACGGAAGGCGAGGCATTGCTGCCGGTGCTGCGCGATTCCTTCGATCGCATGGCCGACATGCTCGAGCGTTTCGAGGCCGGCCATATCCGGGAGGTGCTGATGATTGGCGCCGTCGGCACCTTCGCGGTCGGCTGGCTGTTGCCGCGTCTCGCCGAATTCCAGGCGAAGTACCCGTTTATCGACGTCCGGCTTTCGACCAACAACAACCGGGTCGACATGGCTGCGGAAGGCTTGGACTTCGCCATCCGCTTCGGCGGTGGTTCCTGGCACAATACCGAGGCCGTCAGGCTTTTCGAGGCGCCGCTGTCCGTGCTCTGCATTCCCGAGATTGCCGACCGGTTGAAAACGCCTGCCGACCTCCTGAACGAAACGCTGCTCAGGTCCTACCGGGCCGATGAATGGGTAAACTGGTTCGAGGCGGCCGGCATGGCCTATCCGGCGCCGTTGCTCAAGGGTGTCGTCTTCGATAGTTCACTGGCGATGATGGAGGCGGCAGCGCAAGGCATCGGCGTCGCGCTCGCACCGCCGCTGATGTTTTCGCGGCTGCTGACGAACGGCACGATCCGACAGCCATTCGATGTCCACACCTCGATGGGAAGTTACTGGCTGACACGCCTGAAATCACGGCCCGTCACGCCCGCGATGAAGGCGTTTGGCGAGTGGCTGACCGCCGCGGCGGCGCAGGAGGCGACCGCTTGGCCTCAGTCTCCGGCACGAGAGGCGCTCGCCGGCTGA
- a CDS encoding SpoVR family protein yields the protein MARRATSGLLFQGSDWNFATLSRAYDAIETVALEEMGLSVYPNQLEIITSEQMLDAYSSVGMPLMYQHWSFGKRFAYEEHHYRKGHRGLAYELVINSNPCITYLMEENTMAMQALVTAHAAFGHNHFFKNNYLFRQWTDAGAILSYMDFAKKYVSKCEERHGTAAVEAILDSAHALMDQGVFRYRRPPRLSSEKVRERARERLEYEEQTYSDLWRTLPQTAESHDPAEAERDASERKKVLNLPEENLLYFLEKHSLILEPWQRELLRIVRVIAQYFYPQRQTKVMNEGCATFVHYTIINRLYDQGRIGEGHMLELLQSHSNVVFQPDFDDRRYPGINPYALGFAMMQDIQRIATEPTDEDRDWFPSFAGNGDWMETLRDAWANHRDESFILQYLSPAVMRKFRLFQLADRASDRFVEVAAIHNERGYSAVRSALANSYDVGANQPDIQVMDVDLLGDRHLRLQHNVKSGILLEESGRNATLRHVRHLWGYEVSLAGVDPQTGRTVYEYSTAKDA from the coding sequence ATGGCTCGACGTGCGACTTCAGGCCTCCTGTTCCAGGGCTCGGACTGGAACTTCGCGACCCTCTCCCGGGCCTACGACGCGATCGAGACGGTCGCGCTCGAGGAAATGGGCCTCAGCGTCTACCCGAACCAGCTGGAGATCATCACCTCCGAGCAGATGCTCGATGCGTACTCCTCCGTCGGCATGCCGCTGATGTACCAGCACTGGTCCTTCGGCAAGCGCTTTGCCTATGAGGAGCACCACTATCGCAAGGGGCACCGGGGCCTCGCCTACGAGCTGGTGATCAATTCCAATCCCTGCATCACCTATCTCATGGAAGAAAACACCATGGCGATGCAGGCTCTGGTCACGGCCCATGCAGCTTTCGGGCACAATCATTTCTTCAAGAACAACTACCTCTTCCGCCAATGGACGGATGCCGGTGCGATCCTCAGCTACATGGATTTTGCCAAGAAATATGTGAGCAAATGCGAGGAGCGGCACGGCACCGCCGCCGTCGAGGCGATCCTCGATTCCGCCCACGCGCTGATGGACCAGGGCGTATTCCGCTATCGGCGTCCGCCGCGGCTCTCCTCCGAAAAGGTTCGGGAGCGGGCGCGGGAACGGCTGGAATACGAGGAACAGACCTATAGCGATCTCTGGCGGACGCTGCCGCAGACGGCCGAAAGCCATGACCCGGCCGAAGCCGAAAGAGACGCATCCGAACGCAAGAAGGTGCTCAACCTGCCGGAAGAGAACCTGCTCTATTTCCTAGAGAAACACAGCCTGATCCTGGAGCCGTGGCAACGGGAGCTGCTCCGGATCGTCCGGGTCATCGCGCAATATTTCTATCCGCAGCGCCAGACGAAAGTCATGAACGAGGGCTGCGCCACCTTCGTCCACTACACCATCATCAACCGGCTCTACGACCAAGGCCGGATTGGTGAGGGCCACATGCTGGAACTCCTGCAGAGCCACTCCAACGTCGTGTTCCAGCCGGATTTCGACGACCGGCGCTATCCCGGCATCAACCCCTATGCGCTTGGCTTCGCGATGATGCAGGACATTCAGCGGATCGCCACCGAGCCGACCGACGAAGACCGCGACTGGTTCCCCTCCTTTGCCGGCAACGGCGACTGGATGGAGACGCTGCGCGACGCCTGGGCCAACCACCGCGACGAGTCCTTCATTCTGCAATATCTAAGCCCGGCGGTGATGCGAAAGTTCCGCCTGTTCCAGCTCGCGGACCGCGCTTCGGACCGCTTTGTCGAGGTCGCGGCGATCCACAACGAGCGCGGCTATTCAGCCGTTCGCTCGGCCCTTGCCAACAGTTATGACGTCGGTGCCAATCAGCCGGATATCCAGGTCATGGATGTCGATCTGCTGGGGGACCGGCATCTTCGACTGCAGCACAATGTGAAGAGCGGCATCCTGCTCGAAGAGAGCGGCCGCAACGCGACGCTGCGCCACGTGCGCCACCTCTGGGGCTACGAAGTCAGCCTTGCCGGCGTGGACCCGCAAACCGGGCGCACAGTGTACGAATACTCGACGGCAAAAGACGCCTGA
- a CDS encoding YeaH/YhbH family protein, which produces MPNFIDRRLNPKDKSLGNRQRFLKRAREELKRVIKEQVKSDRIIDVDAAHGVPMPTDGANEPTFQPARGSGERNYVLPGNKQFSAGDRLPKPEAGGGGGGKGRPGTGESEDDFQFILSREEVLDLFFEDLELPDMVKLSLKETVTFKPRRAGFATAGTPTNINVGRTMRNSFGRRLALHRPKEKELTILAEEIARLEATPEISAKDRQKLSELRGELEKIEKKRRRIPYVDPVDIRFNRFEQQPLPNANAVMFCLMDVSASMGEREKDLAKRFFVLLHLFLKRRYERIDIVFIRHTDEAREVDEETFFYSTQSGGTIVSTALEEMIRVVEDRYPAQIWNIYAAQASDGDNIIGDSEHCAALLREKLTKICQYYAYVEIIDERETEIFGSTDNGTALWRAYRTVDGEKANFQMTRIAKPADIYPVFRRLFARQPATRTRK; this is translated from the coding sequence ATGCCGAATTTCATCGACCGGCGGCTCAATCCGAAGGATAAGAGCCTCGGCAACCGACAGCGTTTTCTGAAACGGGCCCGCGAAGAGCTGAAGCGGGTCATCAAGGAACAGGTCAAATCGGACAGGATCATCGACGTCGATGCGGCGCACGGCGTGCCGATGCCGACCGACGGTGCCAATGAGCCGACGTTTCAGCCGGCTCGCGGCAGCGGCGAGCGCAACTATGTGCTTCCCGGCAACAAGCAGTTTTCGGCAGGCGACCGCCTGCCGAAGCCGGAAGCAGGTGGGGGCGGTGGCGGAAAGGGCCGCCCCGGGACCGGAGAGAGCGAGGACGACTTCCAGTTCATCCTGTCGCGCGAAGAGGTGCTGGATCTCTTCTTCGAGGATCTGGAGCTGCCCGACATGGTCAAGCTCAGCCTCAAGGAAACGGTGACATTCAAACCCCGTCGCGCCGGCTTCGCCACGGCCGGCACGCCGACCAACATCAATGTCGGGCGAACCATGCGCAACAGCTTCGGCCGTCGCCTGGCGTTGCACCGGCCGAAGGAAAAGGAGCTGACGATCCTCGCCGAGGAGATTGCGCGGCTCGAGGCGACGCCGGAAATTTCGGCGAAGGACCGCCAAAAGCTCAGCGAACTCCGCGGAGAACTGGAAAAGATCGAGAAGAAGCGACGGCGCATACCCTATGTCGACCCGGTCGACATCCGCTTCAACCGCTTCGAACAGCAGCCGCTGCCGAATGCCAATGCTGTCATGTTCTGCCTGATGGACGTCTCAGCCTCCATGGGCGAGCGCGAGAAGGACCTCGCCAAGCGCTTCTTCGTGCTTCTGCACCTGTTCCTGAAACGGCGCTACGAGCGGATCGATATCGTCTTCATCCGCCACACCGACGAGGCGCGCGAGGTCGACGAGGAGACGTTCTTCTACAGCACCCAGAGCGGCGGCACGATCGTCTCGACGGCGCTCGAAGAGATGATCCGGGTTGTCGAGGACCGCTACCCCGCCCAGATCTGGAACATCTATGCTGCGCAGGCGTCCGACGGCGACAACATCATCGGCGACAGCGAGCATTGCGCTGCGCTGCTCAGGGAAAAGCTGACGAAGATCTGCCAGTACTACGCCTATGTCGAGATCATCGACGAGCGTGAGACGGAAATCTTCGGATCGACGGACAATGGCACCGCCCTGTGGCGCGCCTATCGCACGGTGGACGGCGAGAAGGCGAATTTCCAGATGACCCGGATTGCCAAACCCGCCGACATCTACCCGGTCTTCCGCAGGCTCTTTGCCCGGCAGCCGGCCACACGCACCCGGAAATGA
- a CDS encoding PrkA family serine protein kinase — MQKSECDVFDLFSEIYTSAAQEEISLQEYLLACRDDKSMYATAQERMVTAIGNPTLIDTSADERLGRIFSNRTVKIYPSFADFYGMEDTIERIVGYFRYAAQGLEERKQILYLLGPVGGGKSSLAERLKKLMELQPIYTLAVGGKVSPVFESPLGLFHPDRMADLLEDKYGIGRRRLTGLISPWATKRLDEVDGDISKFSVVKLMPSRLRQVAIAKTEPGDENNQDVSSLVGKVDIRQLENYSQADPDAYSYSGGLNRTTQGLLEFVEMFKAPIKVLHPLLTATQEGNYNGTESFGGFPYQGIVVAHSNESEWLQFKNNKNNEAFLDRILVVKVPYCLRVTEERQIYEKLLRESELTKSPCAPEVLESLSRFTVSTRLARHENSPLYTKMRVYDGENLKDTDPKAKSVQEYRDAAGVDEGMTGISTRFAFKVLSETFNYDTKEVAADPVHLMYILEQAIRREQFPKETEASYLDFIKSELASRYAEFIGHEIQKAYLESYSEYGQNLFDRYIAYADAWLEDQDFKDADTGQILNREILDSELSQIEKPAGIANPKDFRNEVVKFTLRARAKNHGKNPSWTSYEKLRDVIEKRMFGQVEDLLPVISFGSKKDSASEKQHAEFVQRMTERGYTERQVRRLVDWYMRVNKAG; from the coding sequence ATGCAAAAGAGCGAATGCGACGTTTTTGATCTCTTCTCGGAGATCTATACCAGTGCAGCGCAAGAAGAAATCAGCCTTCAAGAATACCTTCTGGCATGTCGCGACGACAAAAGCATGTATGCCACCGCGCAGGAGCGGATGGTCACTGCCATCGGTAATCCAACCCTGATCGATACCAGCGCGGACGAACGTCTCGGCCGCATCTTCTCAAACCGCACCGTCAAGATCTATCCATCCTTCGCCGACTTCTACGGCATGGAAGATACGATCGAGCGGATCGTCGGTTACTTCCGCTACGCCGCGCAGGGGCTCGAGGAGCGCAAGCAGATCCTCTACCTGCTCGGACCGGTCGGCGGCGGCAAGTCGTCACTCGCAGAGCGGCTGAAGAAGCTGATGGAACTGCAGCCGATCTACACGCTGGCAGTCGGCGGCAAGGTCAGCCCCGTCTTTGAATCACCCCTTGGCCTCTTCCATCCCGACCGGATGGCCGACCTGCTCGAAGACAAGTACGGCATCGGGCGACGCCGGCTGACCGGCCTGATCTCGCCCTGGGCGACGAAACGGCTCGACGAAGTCGATGGCGACATCTCGAAATTCAGCGTCGTCAAGCTGATGCCGTCGCGGCTGCGCCAGGTCGCAATCGCCAAGACCGAGCCCGGAGACGAGAACAACCAGGACGTTTCCTCGCTGGTCGGCAAGGTCGATATCCGCCAGCTCGAAAACTACAGCCAGGCCGACCCGGACGCCTATTCCTACAGCGGCGGTCTCAACCGCACGACGCAAGGGCTGCTCGAATTCGTCGAAATGTTCAAGGCGCCGATCAAGGTCCTGCATCCGCTTTTGACGGCAACCCAGGAGGGCAACTACAACGGCACCGAAAGCTTCGGAGGCTTCCCCTATCAGGGCATCGTCGTTGCCCACTCCAACGAGTCGGAATGGCTGCAATTCAAGAACAACAAGAACAACGAAGCCTTCCTCGACCGCATTCTCGTGGTCAAGGTTCCCTACTGCCTGCGCGTCACCGAAGAGCGGCAGATCTACGAGAAACTGCTGCGCGAAAGCGAGCTCACCAAGAGCCCCTGTGCACCGGAAGTGCTCGAAAGCCTCAGCCGCTTCACCGTATCGACACGGCTTGCACGCCACGAGAACTCGCCGCTTTATACCAAGATGCGGGTCTATGACGGCGAGAACCTGAAGGACACCGATCCCAAGGCGAAGTCCGTTCAGGAATACCGCGACGCCGCCGGCGTCGACGAAGGCATGACCGGCATCAGCACCCGCTTTGCCTTCAAGGTGCTGTCCGAGACCTTCAACTACGACACCAAGGAGGTCGCGGCCGATCCCGTACATCTCATGTACATCCTGGAACAGGCGATCCGCCGCGAACAGTTCCCGAAGGAGACCGAAGCAAGTTACCTCGACTTCATCAAGTCCGAGCTTGCCTCGCGTTACGCCGAATTCATTGGCCACGAGATCCAGAAGGCCTATCTCGAATCCTACAGCGAATACGGTCAGAACCTTTTCGACCGCTATATCGCCTATGCCGACGCCTGGCTCGAAGACCAGGATTTCAAGGATGCCGATACCGGGCAGATCCTCAACCGGGAGATCCTCGACAGCGAGTTGTCGCAGATCGAAAAACCGGCCGGCATCGCCAACCCCAAGGACTTCCGCAACGAGGTTGTGAAGTTCACCCTGCGCGCCCGCGCCAAGAACCATGGGAAGAACCCCTCCTGGACGAGCTACGAGAAGCTTCGCGACGTGATCGAGAAGCGCATGTTCGGCCAGGTCGAAGACCTGCTGCCGGTCATCAGCTTCGGCTCGAAGAAGGACAGTGCCTCCGAGAAGCAGCATGCCGAATTCGTCCAGCGCATGACCGAGCGCGGCTACACCGAGCGCCAGGTCCGACGGCTGGTCGATTGGTACATGCGGGTCAACAAGGCGGGCTGA